The genomic region CGTGCCAGTTGATCGAAAATCCGCCCGCTGATCGGCCGGTTGCCTTGCAGGTCCTGGATGATTTTCATCCGCTCGATCAACTGTTGGCGACGGGCTTTCAAGTCGCTGATCTGCTTGATCCGCGAGTCGAGCTGGGCGATTTCCTTGTTGACGTAGGCATTGCGCGCCACCTGGTGATCGATCGAGCGGCTGATGTACTGGTCGGTGATCAGGACAATACCGACCGAAACCACCAGCACCCCAACCAGCGCAGTCAGAAAGCGTTTGCGCCGCTCTTCGCGCAGTTGTTCGCGCCAGGGCAGAAGGTTGATCCGCGCCATCAGTCAAAACTCCTCAACGCCAGACCACAGGCAATCATCAGGGCTGGCGCATCACTGGCCAGCGCCCCGGCATTGACCTTGCTGCTCAATGCCATGTCGGCGAACGGGTTGGCGACCATGGTCGGCGTACCCAGGCGTTGCTGGATCAGGTGATCGAGGCCGGCAATCGAAGCGGTACCGCCGGCCAGCAGGATGTAGTCGACATCGTTGTACTGGCCGGAGGCGAAGAAGAACTGCAGGGAGCGCGACACCTGTTGCACCAGAGCATCCTTGAATGGCTGCAGGACCTCCATGACATAGTCGTCGGGCAAACCGCCCTGCTTCTTCGCCAACCCGGCCTCTTCGTTGGAGAGTCCATAGCGCCGCTGGATTTCCTCGGTGAGCTGACGTCCACCGAACAACTGTTCGCGGGTATAGATGATCCGTCCGTTATGCAGGACACTCAGGGTGGTCATGGTGGCGCCGATATCGACCACAGCGACCGTCAACTTGTCGTGATCGGTAGCCAACTGGGCAGCCAGCAGGCCAAAGGAGCGCTCCAGCGCATACGCTTCGACATCGACTACGCGGGC from Pseudomonas asplenii harbors:
- a CDS encoding pilus assembly protein PilM, translating into MLGLFGKKAHSLLGIDISSTSVKLLELSRSGNRYRVESYAVEPLPPNAVIEKNIAELEGVGQALTRVLLKARTSAREAAVAVAGSAVITKTIEMDAGLSDDDMENQLKIEADQYIPYPLEEVAIDFEVQGYSARNPERVEVLLAACRKENVEVREAALGLAGLDARVVDVEAYALERSFGLLAAQLATDHDKLTVAVVDIGATMTTLSVLHNGRIIYTREQLFGGRQLTEEIQRRYGLSNEEAGLAKKQGGLPDDYVMEVLQPFKDALVQQVSRSLQFFFASGQYNDVDYILLAGGTASIAGLDHLIQQRLGTPTMVANPFADMALSSKVNAGALASDAPALMIACGLALRSFD
- a CDS encoding PilN domain-containing protein; amino-acid sequence: MARINLLPWREQLREERRKRFLTALVGVLVVSVGIVLITDQYISRSIDHQVARNAYVNKEIAQLDSRIKQISDLKARRQQLIERMKIIQDLQGNRPISGRIFDQLARTLPDGVYFTQVKMTGKVIAITGTAESNNRVSDLMRNLDASEWLEAPSLTEVKATTSGMTDQANVFQLSVRQTQPAVAGAAK